TCGATTTCCATCAAATCTTCATCGTGGAAGAATAACCCACAATGAGCACACTTGCCTTTCTGCATCTTCAAGAGTGTTGCCACCCTTGTTGGCGCTTCAGGATGTTTGCCCATCCTGGAACTCCAGTACACCCAATCACCGTCAAACGGGCTACGGCTTCCTTGCACTTGTATGTGTCTCACGATACGAGTTTCACGGTGCTTTAGTAAGCGAATCTTCTGATTATGGGGTTTAAATACCCAATTATCAGACCCTACGGTTTGCCAATATTTTTGACAACTCCACCCTTGAAGATTTATTGGGGTGACGATGTTCTGCCCATGCTTTTAGCTGGCTGAATAATG
The sequence above is a segment of the Mastigocladopsis repens PCC 10914 genome. Coding sequences within it:
- a CDS encoding HNH endonuclease gives rise to the protein MRHIQVQGSRSPFDGDWVYWSSRMGKHPEAPTRVATLLKMQKGKCAHCGLFFHDEDLMEIDHKVPRSKGGKDKYDNLQLLHGHCHDAKTAADKAVVTVQEIDEDYLNRNPF